In a single window of the Bradyrhizobium sp. ORS 285 genome:
- a CDS encoding PAS domain-containing protein gives MKHPSNRELFAYWNDRRGHAKAPERGDFEPQAVRELLGDIFVLSCDPDSGFPFRMAGTRLCALLGGDVKDKSFAAQFSSASRHEIEEIASVVCEETLPAIAGVTAVAPDRTTAHFELLLLPFAMRAHEPISLTGLLAPFETPQGALGPLEMVSWRYIHPPVQPIVPRALRKLALARGLMVYEGLR, from the coding sequence ATGAAACATCCGTCCAATCGCGAGCTCTTCGCCTATTGGAACGACAGACGCGGCCATGCGAAGGCGCCGGAGCGCGGCGACTTCGAGCCACAGGCCGTGCGCGAGCTGCTCGGCGACATCTTCGTGCTGTCCTGCGATCCCGACAGCGGCTTTCCGTTCCGGATGGCCGGCACGCGGCTGTGCGCCCTGCTCGGCGGCGATGTGAAGGACAAGAGCTTCGCCGCACAGTTCTCGTCGGCCAGCCGCCACGAGATCGAAGAGATCGCGTCCGTGGTCTGCGAGGAGACGCTTCCGGCCATCGCCGGCGTGACGGCTGTGGCGCCCGATCGCACCACGGCGCATTTCGAGCTGTTGCTGCTGCCGTTCGCCATGCGCGCGCATGAGCCGATCAGCCTGACCGGCCTGCTCGCCCCGTTCGAGACGCCGCAGGGCGCGCTCGGGCCGCTGGAGATGGTGTCGTGGCGCTACATCCATCCGCCCGTCCAGCCGATCGTGCCGCGCGCGCTGCGCAAGCTGGCGCTGGCGCGTGGGCTGATGGTGTATGAGGGCCTGCGCTGA